The Oryzias melastigma strain HK-1 linkage group LG6, ASM292280v2, whole genome shotgun sequence genome includes a window with the following:
- the selenoo1 gene encoding selenoprotein O1 encodes MAYLGPRLGHSRGFSPLVSAVRLLGMDGMGSAASRSPLERLDFDNVVLKKLPVDPSEEPGVRQVRGACFSRVKPQPLTNPRFVAVSGDALALLGLRAEQVQSDPLAPGYLSGSRVMPGSEPAAHCYCGHQFGQFAGQLGDGAACYLGEVRAPPGQDPEMLRENPSGRWEIQVKGAGLTPYSRQADGRKVLRSSIREFLCSEAMFFLGVPTTRAGSVVTSDSRVVRDVFYSGHPRHERCSVVLRIAPTFLRFGSFEIFKPADEFTGRQGPSYGHEEIRGQMLDYVIETFYPEIQQNHGDRVERNVAFFREVVRRTARMVAQWQCVGFCHGVLNTDNMSILGLTLDYGPFGFMDRFDPNFICNASDNSGRYSYQAQPAVCRWNLVKLAEALAPELPPDRAGAVMDEYLDAFNSFYLENMRKKLGLLKREEPEDGMLITELLQTMHDTGADFTNTFRCLSGIPCPGEGEAEEEVVRTAVDLLLEQCSSLEELKDANKPTMDPRELAMLLSMAQSNPALFQMISDRATIARQLERLGRLKELMESSQEQLRSKQEEEWTRWVRRYRKRLALELEGQSDEQAVEAERARVMDSTNPRVVLRNYIAQNAIEAAEKGDFSEVQRVLKVLEKPFSSQPGLELPAWVHGGGAAAQAEREEEEQQDESPSASRDPVPYDSKPPSWAREICVT; translated from the exons ATGGCTTATCTAGGGCCTCGGCTGGGACACTCCCGCGGGTTTTCTCCTCTCGTGTCCGCCGTTAGACTCCTCGGCATGGACGGCATGGGTTCGGCCGCCAGTCGGTCTCCGTTGGAGCGCCTCGACTTCGATAACGTCGTCCTGAAGAAACTTCCGGTGGATCCGTCCGAGGAGCCCGGCGTCCGGCAGGTGAGAGGAGCCTGCTTCTCCCGGGTGAAGCCTCAGCCGCTGACCAACCCGCGCTTCGTGGCGGTCTCCGGTGACGCCCTCGCGCTGCTGGGGCTCCGCGCGGAACAGGTCCAGAGTGACCCGCTCGCTCCGGGTTACCTGAGCGGGTCCAGAGTCATGCCCGGATCCGAGCCCGCGGCTCACTGCTACTGCGGCCACCAGTTCGGACAGTTCGCCGGGCAGCTGGGAGACGGAGCGGCGTGTTACCTGGGAGAGGTGAGGGCACCGCCGGGTCAAGATCCCGAGATGCTCCGAGAAAACCCGAGCGGGCGCTGGGAGATCCAGGTGAAGGGGGCGGGACTGACCCCCTACTCCAG ACAGGCTGACGGCAGGAAGGTGCTGCGCTCCAGCATCAGAGAGTTCCTCTGCAGCGAGGCCATGTTCTTCCTGGGTGTTCCCACCACCAGAGCTGGCTCCGTGGTGACCTCCGACAGCCGGGTCGTCCGGGACGTGTTCTACAGCGGGCACCCCCGCCACGAGAGGTGCTCAGTGGTCCTCCGCATCGCTCCCACCTTCCTCAG GTTTGGTTCTTTTGAGATCTTCAAGCCCGCAGACGAGTTCACGGGCCGCCAGGGTCCCAGCTACGGACACGAGGAGATCCGAGGTCAGATGTTGGATTACGTCATCGAGACGTTCTACCCTGAGATCCAGCAGAACCACGGGGACCGCGTGGAGCGGAACGTGGCGTTCTTCAGAGAG GTGGTCCGGCGCACGGCCCGGATGGTGGCCCAGTGGCAGTGCGTGGGCTTCTGTCACGGCGTCCTGAACACGGACAACATGAGCATCCTGGGCCTCACTCTGGACTACGGCCCCTTTGGCTTCATGGACAG ATTTGATCCAAACTTCATTTGCAACGCGTCCGACAACTCGGGCCGGTACTCCTACCAGGCGCAGCCGGCCGTCTGCAGGTGGAACCTGGTGAAGCTGGCGGAGGCGCTCGCTCCGGAGCTCCCTCCGGACCGGGCCGGAGCCGTCATGGACGAGTACCTGGACGCGTTCAACAGCTTCTACCTGGAAAACATGAGGAAGAAGCTGGGGCTGCTGAAGAGGGAGGAGCCTGAAGACGGGATGCTGATCACCGAGCTGCTGCAAACGATGCACGACACAG gcGCAGACTTCACCAACACATTCCGCTGCTTAAGTGGGATTCCGTGTCCCGGTGAGGGTGAAGCTGAGGAGGAGGTGGTCAGGACAGCCGTAGACCTCCTGCTGGAGCAGTGCTCCTCTTTGGAGGAGCTCAAAGATGCCAACAAACCTACGATGGATCCACG CGAGCTGGCGATGCTGCTCTCCATGGCTCAGAGCAACCCGGCGCTCTTCCAGATGATCTCCGACCGGGCGACCATCGCCCGGCAGCTGGAGAGACTCGGCCGGCTGAAGGAGCTGATGGAGAGCAGCCAGGAGCAGCTGAGAAGCAAACAGGAGGAGGAGTGGACCCGCTGGGTCAGACGCTACAG GAAGCGTCTGGCTCTGGAGCTGGAGGGTCAGAGTGACGAGCAGGCCGTGGAGGCGGAGAGAGCGAGGGTGATGGACAGCACCAACCCCCGCGTGGTGCTCAGGAACTACATCGCCCAGAATGCAATAGAGGCTGCAGAAAAGGGCGATTTCTCTGAG GTCCAACGGGTCCTCAAGGTTCTGGAGAAACCCTTCTCCTCCCAGCCGGGTCTGGAGCTTCCCGCCTGGGTGCACGGCGGCGGGGCCGCCGCTCAGGCTGAacgagaggaggaggagcagcaggacgAGTCTCCCTCAGCCAGCAGAGACCCCGTTCCCTACGACAGCAAGCCCCCGTCCTGGGCGCGGGAAATCTGCGTCACATGA